In Sphingomonas crocodyli, one genomic interval encodes:
- a CDS encoding plasmid stabilization protein yields MPRGDKSSYTDKQKRKAAHIEEGYEDRGVGKAEAERRAWATVNKESGGGNKSASGRGKPDTHEAARKGGRKSGSSQSHASRSAAAKKGWETRRKKAAG; encoded by the coding sequence ATGCCCCGCGGTGACAAATCGAGCTACACCGACAAGCAGAAGCGCAAGGCCGCGCATATCGAGGAGGGATATGAGGATCGCGGTGTCGGCAAGGCCGAAGCCGAGCGGCGCGCCTGGGCCACGGTGAACAAGGAATCCGGCGGCGGCAATAAATCGGCATCGGGTCGGGGCAAGCCGGATACGCATGAGGCAGCGCGCAAGGGTGGTCGGAAAAGCGGTTCGAGCCAGAGCCACGCGTCACGGTCCGCCGCCGCGAAGAAAGGTTGGGAGACCCGCCGCAAAAAGGCCGCTGGCTGA
- a CDS encoding glycosidase produces MTTSTQYAVDRIVLIPDDIDLSRSPLAGAIEAETYVLGAFNPGLTRLDNGNLLMMVRIAEALREPIYDGQVHAIRWAQDGYHLDAWPLELADTADPRKFMLRGGGWKIMALTSLSWLLPVEMSSDGLEVIAIHYDRAIAPQRDYQCYGVEDARITKVGGRYLMTTCSVSPERHSTTLYSSADALDWTLEGIVLDHQNKDMLIFEGTIDGEYWAQTRPLGDLYFAYPPESEWRAGPSINLARSPDALHWKPHDLPGIRPHAGTVATARIGGGTPPVLTSDGWLTLWHGVEPKEIVGIYRTYWSLLDRDDPSKVVRTDHKPLLEANPALTRPIEDQMYLRDVVFTTGIADHGDSYVVASGEADLACRITHIPKSRFG; encoded by the coding sequence ATGACCACGAGCACCCAATATGCCGTCGACCGGATCGTGCTCATTCCCGATGATATCGATTTATCCCGGTCGCCTCTCGCCGGGGCGATTGAAGCCGAGACCTATGTCCTTGGCGCATTCAACCCAGGGCTGACCCGCCTCGATAACGGCAATCTGCTGATGATGGTCCGCATCGCCGAAGCGTTACGCGAACCGATATATGACGGCCAGGTCCACGCGATCCGCTGGGCGCAGGATGGCTATCATCTCGACGCATGGCCGCTGGAGCTCGCCGACACCGCCGATCCGCGCAAGTTCATGCTGCGCGGCGGGGGGTGGAAGATCATGGCGCTGACGTCCTTGTCCTGGCTGCTGCCCGTCGAGATGAGCTCAGACGGCTTGGAGGTCATCGCGATCCACTATGACCGTGCGATCGCGCCGCAGCGTGATTACCAATGCTATGGCGTGGAGGACGCGCGGATCACGAAGGTGGGCGGGCGCTATCTGATGACCACCTGCTCCGTCAGCCCCGAACGCCATTCAACCACGCTCTACAGCTCAGCCGACGCACTGGACTGGACCCTCGAGGGGATTGTCCTCGATCATCAGAACAAGGACATGCTGATCTTTGAAGGCACGATTGACGGCGAATATTGGGCGCAGACGCGACCGCTGGGTGATCTCTATTTCGCATATCCGCCGGAAAGCGAATGGCGGGCCGGACCCTCGATCAACCTCGCCCGCTCGCCCGACGCGCTGCACTGGAAGCCGCACGATCTTCCTGGCATCCGGCCGCATGCGGGCACGGTCGCGACGGCGCGGATCGGTGGCGGTACGCCGCCGGTGCTGACCAGCGATGGCTGGCTGACCCTCTGGCATGGGGTTGAGCCCAAGGAGATTGTCGGGATCTATCGGACTTACTGGTCGCTGCTCGACCGGGATGACCCATCCAAGGTGGTACGAACCGACCATAAGCCACTACTCGAAGCCAATCCGGCGCTGACCAGGCCGATCGAAGATCAGATGTATCTGCGGGACGTCGTGTTCACGACGGGCATTGCGGACCATGGCGATAGCTATGTGGTAGCGTCGGGCGAAGCTGATCTGGCCTGCCGCATCACGCATATCCCCAAGAGCCGTTTCGGCTGA
- a CDS encoding transglutaminase-like domain-containing protein produces MRLRINATLDYCIPDEADILLTVEAARTAEQIVLADRLDVVGSGPLRPIAGEDHFGRRVWTRAHGPFNVHYAAEVDLLRASVDLADMRACRPAELPAHVIPYLWPSRYCEADRFEAFVAREFAAVAGGRKILAMAEWIYRNVDYRLGTSDGATTAVDAFVKRQGVCRDFAHLLASFARAADIPARLVSAYAYDLEPSDFHAVVEVWLGGEWHLVDPTRLAPLDGLVKIAVGRDATDIAFMTIFGTAQLQSQSIEVEQVPPSPTSSLASAAHLVAAS; encoded by the coding sequence ATGCGCCTGCGTATCAATGCCACCCTCGATTATTGTATTCCCGATGAGGCGGACATCCTGCTGACAGTCGAAGCGGCACGAACGGCAGAGCAGATCGTGCTCGCCGATCGTCTCGACGTCGTCGGGTCCGGCCCCTTGCGGCCGATTGCAGGAGAGGACCATTTCGGCCGTCGCGTGTGGACTCGGGCCCATGGGCCATTCAACGTTCATTACGCCGCCGAGGTCGACCTGCTGCGGGCTTCGGTCGATCTGGCGGACATGCGCGCCTGTCGGCCTGCGGAACTGCCCGCCCACGTCATCCCATATCTTTGGCCAAGCCGCTATTGCGAAGCCGACCGGTTCGAGGCCTTCGTCGCGCGCGAGTTCGCCGCTGTCGCTGGCGGTCGCAAGATCCTGGCGATGGCCGAATGGATTTATCGGAATGTGGACTATCGCCTCGGCACGAGCGACGGAGCTACCACCGCGGTCGATGCCTTCGTAAAGCGTCAGGGCGTATGCCGTGATTTCGCGCATCTGCTGGCGAGCTTCGCAAGGGCGGCAGACATACCGGCGCGATTGGTTTCAGCCTATGCATATGATCTGGAGCCGTCGGATTTCCACGCTGTGGTCGAGGTCTGGCTCGGGGGCGAATGGCATCTCGTCGATCCCACACGGCTGGCCCCCCTCGATGGCCTCGTAAAAATCGCGGTCGGACGCGACGCGACCGATATCGCCTTTATGACGATCTTCGGAACGGCCCAGCTGCAGTCTCAGAGCATCGAGGTCGAGCAAGTCCCACCCTCGCCCACTTCGAGTTTGGCGAGCGCCGCGCATCTGGTCGCCGCAAGCTGA
- a CDS encoding DUF421 domain-containing protein, translated as MDIVLRASLMFFILYVLLRVLGKRELSQMTPFELVTLIVLGDLIQQGVTHNDFSLTGALLAISTFAFWGLAMSWGSYLSPRLERLFEGQPRVIVRHGELLSANLRRDRLTRAEVESEMRLAGIAHICDVDWAILETNGKISFIGRDNRTEHSQRDDQDVV; from the coding sequence ATGGACATCGTTCTGCGCGCAAGTCTGATGTTCTTCATCCTCTACGTCCTGCTCAGGGTGCTGGGGAAACGTGAGCTCAGCCAGATGACCCCGTTCGAGCTCGTCACCCTCATCGTGCTTGGCGATCTCATCCAGCAAGGTGTGACCCACAATGATTTCAGCCTCACCGGCGCGCTGCTCGCGATCAGCACCTTCGCCTTTTGGGGACTTGCCATGAGCTGGGGGAGCTATTTGTCACCCAGGCTCGAGCGGCTCTTCGAAGGCCAGCCCCGCGTCATCGTGCGACATGGCGAGTTGCTCAGCGCCAATCTGCGGCGCGATCGTCTAACCCGCGCAGAGGTCGAAAGCGAAATGCGGCTGGCGGGCATCGCGCATATTTGCGACGTCGACTGGGCGATCCTCGAGACCAATGGCAAGATCAGCTTCATCGGCAGGGACAACCGGACCGAACACAGTCAGCGAGATGACCAGGATGTCGTATAA
- a CDS encoding DUF4142 domain-containing protein, with translation MNSIVRLSCLIVAVGSTAPASAQMVSAQTYVMKAGASDLYEKTASQIALESTTNPGVKSFATMMVSDHSQSSAKVKAAAAKSGLTVKPPVLEPKQQSMIAALRATKGPARDALYISQQKAAHQEALALHQSYGKSGTSVPLKTAAGEIVPVVQHHIEILAKMK, from the coding sequence ATGAACAGTATTGTCAGACTGTCCTGCCTGATCGTGGCAGTGGGATCGACTGCGCCGGCATCGGCGCAGATGGTGAGTGCACAGACTTACGTGATGAAAGCCGGCGCAAGCGACTTGTACGAGAAGACCGCCAGCCAGATCGCGCTGGAGTCGACGACCAATCCGGGGGTGAAGAGCTTTGCCACGATGATGGTCAGCGATCACAGCCAGTCGAGCGCCAAGGTCAAGGCAGCCGCCGCCAAGAGTGGGCTGACCGTCAAGCCGCCGGTGCTCGAGCCCAAGCAGCAGTCGATGATCGCTGCGCTGCGCGCCACCAAAGGCCCCGCCCGCGACGCACTCTATATCAGTCAGCAAAAGGCGGCTCATCAAGAGGCGCTGGCGCTGCATCAGAGCTACGGCAAATCCGGAACGTCCGTGCCGCTCAAGACGGCGGCGGGTGAGATCGTGCCGGTGGTGCAGCACCACATCGAAATTCTCGCCAAGATGAAGTGA
- a CDS encoding glycosyltransferase family 4 protein yields MASRRTTHIAIIGNHPPRMCGIATFTADIRAALVDARPELEADVYAMDEPGGLHAYPSEVVCQIGQSDLADYRAAARRINESGAQIILVQHEYGIFGGPAGAHLLQILDRTHSPVVVTLHTVLDNPSPEQRLVIERLARRASKLVVMAEKGRQFLEEVHGIAPAKIMVIPHGVPDRPLADIDAAKRRFGYEGHRVLLTFGLLSPNKGIETIIRALPTIVAEHPNTLYVVLGATHPTLVSRDGEAYRESLVALADELGVLDHIRFVNEYTETDRLLDYLEAVDIYVTPYLNEAQITSGTLSYAVALGKPVVSAPFWHAVEVITPARGALVPFGDHAGFSREICALLADDDRRNAARNDAYALGRTMIWQRLAEAYLAIFDDVVSDRTVRLPVGVRDVAAVPRLDAVERLSDHCGMMQHSIFSVPDRNHGYCVDDNARALILMHRLGDARSERSDALATIYASFVQHAWNGARGAFRNFMSYDRHWLEEVGSEDSFGRALWSVGVTAHEAQRQDLKRWAIHLFDQVAPHALTLRSIRACGFAILGAASLLRVSPGHSGAKLIVEKFGKRLHAELLAYRREDWRWFEPVLGYDNARLPEALLIAGDIVGHEAMVDDALDALSWLDRLQTSESGYYRAVGTESFGRRFAPPLPYDQQPLEAWASIDAAMTAAAVTGDRHWHACALRAWRWYLGDNDLGQPMASLDAGICFDGLMSDRANLNTGAESVLAFQLACCSIARVQAAGAVEQSDTETVAG; encoded by the coding sequence ATGGCAAGTCGGCGCACCACCCATATCGCGATCATCGGCAATCACCCGCCCCGAATGTGCGGGATCGCCACCTTCACCGCAGATATACGCGCGGCGCTCGTGGACGCTCGCCCCGAACTGGAAGCCGATGTTTACGCGATGGACGAGCCGGGCGGGCTGCACGCCTATCCGTCCGAGGTGGTCTGTCAGATCGGTCAGTCGGATCTCGCCGATTACCGCGCCGCTGCACGCCGCATCAATGAGAGCGGGGCGCAGATCATTCTCGTCCAGCACGAATATGGCATTTTCGGCGGCCCTGCCGGCGCGCATCTCCTGCAGATTCTCGATCGCACCCACAGCCCGGTCGTGGTGACGTTGCACACGGTTCTCGACAATCCCAGCCCCGAACAGCGTCTGGTGATCGAACGGCTTGCACGCCGCGCATCGAAGCTGGTGGTCATGGCCGAAAAGGGCCGCCAATTCCTCGAAGAAGTCCATGGTATCGCACCGGCAAAGATCATGGTTATCCCCCATGGTGTTCCCGATCGCCCGCTCGCCGACATTGACGCGGCCAAGCGCCGCTTCGGCTATGAGGGGCACCGCGTCCTTCTCACCTTTGGATTGCTGTCGCCGAATAAAGGTATCGAAACGATCATCCGGGCATTGCCCACGATCGTCGCCGAGCATCCCAACACGCTTTACGTCGTGTTGGGAGCCACGCACCCCACATTGGTGTCGCGCGACGGAGAGGCTTATCGCGAAAGTCTTGTGGCGCTGGCCGATGAGCTCGGCGTCCTGGACCACATCCGCTTCGTCAATGAATATACCGAGACGGATCGTCTGCTCGACTACCTTGAGGCCGTCGACATCTATGTGACGCCCTATCTTAATGAAGCTCAGATCACGAGCGGCACGCTCTCCTACGCGGTCGCGTTGGGAAAGCCGGTTGTGTCGGCGCCCTTCTGGCACGCCGTCGAGGTCATCACGCCCGCGCGTGGCGCGCTGGTCCCCTTTGGCGACCATGCCGGCTTCTCACGCGAAATCTGCGCCCTGCTGGCCGACGATGACCGTCGCAATGCCGCGCGCAACGACGCCTACGCGCTTGGTCGGACGATGATCTGGCAGCGCCTTGCGGAAGCCTATCTGGCGATCTTCGACGATGTCGTGTCCGATCGCACGGTGCGGCTTCCAGTAGGTGTGCGCGACGTTGCAGCCGTACCGCGTCTCGATGCGGTCGAGCGGCTGAGTGACCATTGCGGTATGATGCAGCATTCGATCTTCTCGGTGCCCGATCGCAACCACGGCTATTGCGTCGATGACAACGCCCGCGCGCTGATCCTCATGCACCGTCTGGGTGACGCGCGAAGCGAACGCAGTGACGCGCTCGCCACCATCTACGCCTCGTTCGTCCAACATGCCTGGAACGGCGCGCGCGGGGCTTTCCGCAATTTCATGAGTTATGATCGGCATTGGCTTGAGGAGGTCGGCTCAGAAGACAGTTTCGGCCGCGCCTTATGGTCAGTGGGCGTCACCGCGCATGAGGCGCAGCGCCAAGATCTCAAGCGCTGGGCGATCCACCTTTTCGATCAGGTGGCACCCCATGCCCTGACATTGCGCAGCATCCGCGCGTGTGGCTTTGCCATTTTGGGGGCCGCCTCACTGTTGCGGGTTTCACCTGGCCATTCCGGCGCAAAGCTGATCGTCGAGAAATTTGGTAAGCGTCTCCATGCCGAGTTGCTGGCTTACCGGCGCGAAGACTGGCGCTGGTTCGAGCCGGTGCTTGGGTACGACAATGCCCGACTGCCCGAAGCCTTGTTGATCGCGGGTGACATTGTGGGCCACGAAGCGATGGTTGACGATGCGCTGGACGCGTTGAGCTGGCTTGATCGTCTTCAGACGTCTGAGAGCGGCTATTATCGCGCGGTCGGCACCGAAAGCTTCGGTCGTCGGTTCGCGCCGCCCCTGCCCTATGATCAGCAGCCACTGGAGGCGTGGGCAAGTATCGACGCCGCGATGACGGCCGCCGCCGTCACGGGCGATCGCCATTGGCATGCCTGCGCCCTGCGCGCCTGGCGTTGGTATCTGGGCGACAATGATCTGGGACAGCCCATGGCCTCGCTGGATGCGGGCATCTGTTTTGACGGGCTGATGAGCGACCGGGCCAATCTCAATACCGGGGCGGAATCGGTACTCGCCTTCCAGCTGGCCTGCTGTTCGATCGCGCGTGTGCAGGCCGCTGGAGCAGTGGAACAATCCGACACCGAAACGGTTGCAGGTTAA
- a CDS encoding DedA family protein, protein MDDWINSLIETLGAAGVALLMFLENIFPPIPSELIMPLAGYAAADGRTSLPLVIAAGVAGTCAGAGCWYSLGRWLGEERLKQWAYRHGRWITLSPDDIERLDSWFEKHGGWTIPVGHLLPGIRTLVSIPAGVFAMRPLRFAALTILGSGIWTGALAMAGWWLGRNFSSVERWLGPVSTTIMAAILLIYIYRVITFRAKTSSRRH, encoded by the coding sequence ATGGATGACTGGATCAACTCGCTGATCGAGACGCTCGGGGCTGCCGGCGTCGCCCTGCTGATGTTCCTCGAGAACATCTTCCCGCCCATTCCGTCCGAGCTGATCATGCCGCTGGCGGGCTATGCCGCAGCCGACGGGCGGACGTCGCTACCGCTCGTCATCGCCGCAGGGGTCGCCGGAACCTGCGCGGGAGCTGGCTGCTGGTATAGTCTGGGGCGATGGCTGGGGGAAGAACGCCTCAAGCAGTGGGCGTATCGCCACGGCCGATGGATCACCTTGTCGCCCGATGACATCGAACGGCTCGATAGCTGGTTCGAGAAACATGGCGGATGGACAATTCCGGTGGGGCATCTCCTGCCCGGCATCCGCACCCTGGTCTCGATCCCCGCTGGTGTTTTTGCCATGCGTCCCTTGCGGTTCGCTGCGCTGACGATCTTGGGTTCCGGGATCTGGACCGGCGCGCTCGCGATGGCGGGCTGGTGGCTCGGCCGGAACTTCTCCTCAGTCGAGCGGTGGCTGGGGCCGGTCAGCACGACCATCATGGCCGCAATCCTGCTGATCTATATTTACCGCGTCATCACCTTCCGGGCG
- a CDS encoding nucleotidyl transferase AbiEii/AbiGii toxin family protein, translating into MRIFEHFEQANGFAPDWTFGGGTALMLQIDHRESHDIDLFLDDPQILPFLNPDTQGIVLDRQPDGYDSDGAGVLKLVYAEWGEIDFICCASITEHPAAAQMIHGWSTALETPAEIIAKKVYYRGWNFQPRDMFDLAAVVERLGRDYAAAALEACGAERLATALDVVQASNPAFVEAINGQLMVRSGAEHLVNAARDITLDVLRRL; encoded by the coding sequence ATGCGCATCTTCGAGCATTTTGAGCAGGCGAATGGCTTTGCGCCCGACTGGACATTCGGGGGCGGCACCGCGCTCATGCTGCAGATCGATCATCGTGAGAGCCACGACATCGACCTGTTCCTCGACGACCCGCAGATCCTGCCCTTTCTGAACCCCGATACACAGGGGATCGTGCTTGACCGTCAACCCGATGGCTATGACAGCGACGGGGCGGGGGTACTCAAGCTCGTCTATGCCGAATGGGGCGAGATCGACTTCATCTGCTGCGCCTCGATCACCGAACATCCTGCCGCCGCCCAGATGATCCACGGCTGGAGTACCGCCCTGGAGACGCCTGCAGAGATCATCGCGAAGAAGGTCTATTATCGCGGCTGGAATTTTCAGCCGCGCGATATGTTCGATCTGGCCGCCGTCGTGGAGCGGCTCGGTCGCGATTATGCGGCAGCGGCTCTGGAAGCTTGCGGGGCCGAGCGTCTGGCGACTGCCCTGGACGTGGTCCAGGCATCCAATCCGGCGTTTGTCGAAGCGATCAACGGCCAGTTGATGGTGCGGTCGGGAGCCGAGCATCTCGTGAATGCGGCTCGGGATATCACCTTGGACGTCTTGCGTAGATTATAA
- a CDS encoding GFA family protein, which produces MTGENDGGCACGAVRFVAIGAPLRAGLCHCRTCQKAHAAPCYPFAVFPISKVHLRGPVRSWSSSPGYDRRFCAMCGSRVAGVLAEEIELSLVQFDQSDLIEPQYESWAGKRARWMQALDLPQYDQNREAPDLCVLRPALSDPAR; this is translated from the coding sequence ATGACGGGAGAAAATGACGGAGGCTGTGCCTGTGGTGCGGTGCGGTTCGTGGCGATCGGAGCCCCGTTACGCGCCGGGCTCTGCCACTGCCGGACATGCCAGAAGGCGCATGCAGCCCCCTGTTATCCTTTCGCTGTTTTCCCGATCTCGAAGGTTCATCTGCGGGGGCCGGTCAGGAGCTGGTCGAGCAGTCCTGGCTATGATCGCCGCTTCTGCGCAATGTGCGGATCGCGCGTAGCGGGCGTGCTTGCCGAAGAGATCGAACTCAGTCTGGTTCAGTTTGATCAATCCGATCTCATCGAACCGCAATATGAAAGCTGGGCCGGCAAGCGCGCGCGCTGGATGCAAGCGCTCGACCTGCCGCAATATGATCAGAACCGCGAGGCGCCAGACCTTTGCGTCCTTCGACCGGCGCTCAGCGATCCGGCGCGGTGA
- a CDS encoding class I SAM-dependent methyltransferase — protein sequence MLVEYGPGTGRFTFAALDRMRCDATLLAIDTGAGFVESLRARNDDPRLIVIEGNACDVNRHLADHGLENADCILTGLPFSTLPPEQAEAIMRETAIALQPSGMLAAYQMRTAIRPLIERHFARIDQDYEWLNIPPCHLYWADRPIDQPISASGLKVCV from the coding sequence GTGCTGGTCGAATATGGCCCCGGCACCGGGCGTTTCACGTTCGCCGCGCTCGACCGCATGCGTTGCGATGCCACCTTGCTGGCGATCGATACCGGCGCCGGTTTTGTGGAAAGCCTGCGCGCAAGAAACGACGATCCGCGCCTCATCGTGATCGAAGGTAATGCATGCGACGTCAATCGGCATCTGGCCGACCACGGCCTCGAAAATGCGGACTGCATCCTGACCGGCCTGCCCTTCTCGACTCTGCCGCCCGAGCAAGCCGAAGCGATAATGCGAGAGACCGCGATCGCGCTTCAACCTTCAGGTATGCTTGCCGCCTATCAGATGCGCACCGCGATCCGTCCCCTGATCGAGCGTCATTTCGCGCGTATCGATCAGGATTATGAATGGCTCAATATTCCACCTTGCCACCTCTACTGGGCCGATCGCCCGATCGATCAGCCAATCTCAGCGAGCGGTCTGAAAGTGTGCGTGTGA
- a CDS encoding glycoside hydrolase family 130 protein, whose amino-acid sequence MTHAPLRLQADASRVVVRPFHIPFDPDNPSKGRVGRIIEQVLALDERAAERELEAVLRDFEARHWQTRSVFNQRYDQIAHALALNGGISPIKHQLIGAYFCHEYSYAAAALMNPSIVRHPDQSGLSKGSQRIIMSLRAVGEGHISSIAFREGILSPGSLFALAPEPPFATAAMLRGHTQPVGEIIEIHRDKDSTISGTLIFPITSAQSNGLEDLRLLEFDHDDGRREWIGTYTAYDGRHIRSEFLRTEDFRSFRMQPIRGSAGRNKGMALFPRKISGQYMMIGRQDGENLFLIKSGEIDEWSEGELLLAPKYPWELVQIGNCGAPIELDEGWLVLTHGVGAMRKYSIGAILLDKDDPSRIIGRTVHPLLTAADEDREGYVPNVVYTCGAIRHGDLLFMPYGVADSSVAFCFVPIASLLKAMS is encoded by the coding sequence GTGACACATGCGCCGCTGCGGCTGCAGGCTGACGCATCGCGGGTGGTGGTGCGTCCTTTCCACATCCCTTTCGACCCCGACAATCCGTCCAAGGGCCGCGTGGGCCGGATCATCGAGCAGGTTCTCGCGCTGGATGAACGGGCCGCCGAGCGTGAGCTCGAAGCCGTCCTGCGCGATTTCGAGGCGCGCCATTGGCAAACACGCAGCGTCTTCAACCAGCGTTACGACCAGATCGCACACGCGCTGGCACTAAACGGTGGCATCTCTCCGATCAAACACCAGCTGATCGGCGCCTATTTCTGCCATGAATATAGCTATGCCGCGGCCGCGCTGATGAACCCCAGTATCGTCCGGCATCCCGATCAGTCCGGCCTCTCAAAGGGATCCCAGCGGATCATCATGTCGCTGCGCGCGGTGGGCGAGGGACATATAAGCTCGATCGCTTTTCGAGAGGGCATCTTGTCGCCCGGCAGCCTTTTCGCTCTCGCACCCGAACCGCCCTTCGCCACGGCCGCCATGCTGCGCGGCCACACCCAGCCGGTCGGCGAGATTATCGAGATCCATCGCGACAAGGACTCAACGATCTCCGGCACGCTGATCTTCCCGATCACCTCGGCGCAATCGAATGGCCTTGAGGATCTGCGCCTGCTCGAATTTGACCATGACGACGGCCGCCGCGAGTGGATCGGCACCTATACCGCTTATGATGGCCGCCACATCCGGTCGGAGTTTCTGCGGACCGAGGATTTTCGCAGCTTCCGGATGCAGCCGATCCGTGGATCCGCCGGACGCAACAAGGGGATGGCGTTGTTCCCGCGCAAGATCAGCGGCCAATATATGATGATCGGGCGGCAGGACGGCGAGAACCTGTTCCTCATCAAGTCCGGCGAAATCGACGAGTGGAGCGAGGGCGAACTGCTTCTTGCGCCCAAATATCCCTGGGAACTCGTCCAGATCGGCAATTGCGGTGCGCCGATCGAGCTCGATGAAGGCTGGCTGGTCCTTACCCACGGCGTTGGCGCCATGCGCAAATATTCGATTGGCGCGATCCTGCTCGACAAGGACGACCCGTCCCGGATCATCGGCCGCACCGTCCACCCGCTCCTCACCGCGGCCGACGAGGATCGCGAAGGCTATGTGCCCAACGTGGTCTATACGTGTGGTGCAATCCGTCACGGCGACCTGTTGTTCATGCCTTATGGCGTGGCCGACAGCTCGGTCGCCTTCTGCTTCGTCCCGATCGCATCGTTGCTCAAGGCGATGAGCTGA
- a CDS encoding CinA family protein — MSAETLSPAIPKDVEDMAARLLERACDRGVSLATAESCTGGLLSSLLTDIEGASHAFERGFVVYSEEAKCDLLGVSPDLIRRCGAVSAEVARAMATGAVARSQADIAVSVTGFAGAGAPGDEAGLVHFGCADRTGAVRHRVEHFGDLGRGPIRLAAVRVALEMIDRALDD; from the coding sequence ATGTCCGCCGAAACCCTCTCTCCCGCTATACCCAAGGATGTCGAAGACATGGCGGCAAGGTTACTTGAACGCGCCTGCGATCGTGGTGTGTCGCTCGCGACCGCCGAGAGTTGCACCGGTGGTCTGCTCAGTTCGCTCCTGACTGATATCGAGGGTGCAAGTCACGCCTTCGAGCGTGGCTTCGTGGTCTATAGCGAGGAGGCCAAATGTGACCTTCTCGGTGTCAGCCCCGATCTGATCCGCCGTTGCGGCGCTGTGAGTGCCGAGGTTGCGCGCGCCATGGCCACCGGCGCGGTCGCGCGGTCGCAGGCGGACATCGCGGTCTCGGTGACCGGTTTTGCGGGCGCGGGCGCACCCGGAGACGAGGCCGGTCTCGTCCATTTCGGCTGTGCTGATCGCACCGGCGCGGTTCGCCATCGCGTTGAGCATTTCGGCGACCTTGGTCGTGGGCCGATCCGGCTGGCGGCGGTCCGGGTCGCGCTCGAGATGATCGATAGGGCCTTGGATGACTGA